One window of the Shewanella khirikhana genome contains the following:
- a CDS encoding site-2 protease family protein, which produces MELLRVQCLGKTLRLEGSLAGWQELYWDNQLVSQKVAGVDNQGLRVHEFHLQTQTAEQDEPQKIAVRLETDLIWQPFKLDYRLLVEDQILAEGSRDEKDMERQEPELPRQNTQKLSLVGLASLGFKLLKSAKVIKAVLAGASLAAYSWLFSFQFALALIACLVVHEYGHVRAMKYFGMKTKGFYLIPFMGGLALSEDKINTRWQDVVISIMGPTFGLFMSLACLVGWWLTDNPFFAGLAAFNSLLNLFNLLPILPLDGGHVIKSISFSMNSKTGLLICVLGAVFGVWLSYSLGLALLGFLLLIGSAEILFEWRGRHHSHLIPLDRYGQIFSAVWYLLTLGAFVAIIWYFAGMGDGLLGLPLQILQS; this is translated from the coding sequence TTGGAATTGCTCAGGGTTCAGTGTCTTGGGAAAACCTTACGACTGGAGGGCTCACTCGCCGGATGGCAGGAGCTCTACTGGGACAACCAGCTGGTGTCGCAAAAAGTCGCGGGAGTCGATAATCAGGGCCTGCGGGTACACGAATTTCATCTGCAAACCCAAACGGCTGAACAGGACGAGCCGCAAAAAATTGCGGTAAGGCTGGAAACCGATCTGATTTGGCAACCCTTTAAGCTGGATTATCGGCTGCTGGTTGAAGATCAAATTCTTGCCGAAGGCAGTCGTGATGAAAAAGACATGGAGCGGCAGGAGCCTGAGCTGCCACGGCAGAATACTCAAAAGCTGAGTCTGGTGGGTTTGGCGTCGCTGGGCTTTAAGCTGCTCAAAAGTGCCAAAGTCATCAAGGCAGTGCTCGCGGGCGCCAGCCTTGCCGCCTACAGCTGGCTGTTTTCATTCCAGTTTGCCCTGGCGCTTATCGCCTGTCTGGTGGTGCATGAATACGGCCACGTACGAGCCATGAAGTACTTCGGCATGAAAACCAAAGGCTTTTACCTTATCCCCTTTATGGGTGGTCTGGCGCTGTCGGAAGACAAAATAAACACCCGCTGGCAGGATGTGGTGATTTCCATCATGGGACCCACCTTTGGCCTGTTTATGTCGCTCGCCTGTCTGGTAGGTTGGTGGCTGACTGACAACCCATTTTTTGCCGGTCTCGCTGCCTTCAACTCATTGCTGAACCTGTTTAATCTGCTGCCAATTCTGCCACTGGACGGCGGTCATGTGATTAAAAGCATCAGCTTTTCAATGAACAGCAAAACCGGGCTACTGATCTGTGTGCTCGGCGCCGTGTTCGGGGTGTGGCTGAGCTACAGCTTGGGGCTCGCCCTGCTGGGCTTTTTGCTGCTGATTGGCAGCGCCGAAATTCTGTTTGAGTGGCGTGGTCGTCATCACAGCCACCTGATCCCCCTCGACCGTTACGGCCAAATCTTCTCTGCCGTGTGGTACCTGCTGACCCTCGGCGCCTTTGTCGCCATCATCTGGTACTTTGCCGGTATGGGCGATGGCCTGCTGGGGCTGCCACTGCAAATTCTGCAAAGCTGA
- a CDS encoding DUF4144 family protein, producing the protein MPIPQPQWPALLQQQGCDELLPLPLQADWQKYQLECRHLLCPGDVLIDATLTRFTLTEDHSLLADGAISTAELTQLLRAHLATQGHCCLAKLQLNSLADAIELISALDS; encoded by the coding sequence ATGCCAATTCCTCAGCCACAGTGGCCAGCCCTGCTCCAGCAGCAGGGCTGTGACGAACTTCTGCCATTGCCTCTACAAGCCGACTGGCAAAAGTATCAGTTGGAATGCCGCCACCTGCTGTGCCCGGGCGATGTGCTGATTGATGCTACCCTCACGCGCTTTACGCTCACAGAAGACCATAGCCTGCTGGCGGACGGCGCTATCTCTACCGCTGAGCTGACGCAACTCCTTCGCGCCCATCTGGCAACTCAGGGGCACTGCTGTCTGGCCAAATTGCAGTTGAATTCACTGGCAGATGCCATTGAACTCATCAGCGCATTAGACAGCTGA
- a CDS encoding DUF342 domain-containing protein: MLAPELLELSSDGTKAELRLIPAEHGPVTETDLRELLSLPGFDDLYPLDPVIQKAVISINKLCGQDDGKFEQFFAIAEKRDGKVEIKISPDRMQAEMVITAAFGGKQISLPDVLMALKSEGVSMGLSKVRIEQLLKQIPLLEPGASCQQVIAIGKPAVNGENAILERKVALARERLLQPQEREDGTVDMRNLGSVITVKPNDALMVKIPATEGSAGYTVKGEVLQPKPGKDVALVPGEGTAISPKDPNKLIATVAGQPVETRTGMQVDDVLQIKEVDVKYGHVNFKGSVLITGDVHEGMQVRASGDITVMGFVDSAQLEAEGDIIVSKGVIGRQLAEGKHSTVLKAKGQIAAQFVQYSDLIADGDIQVTKQLLHSHSQTRSKLIVSDNNGRRGDLVGGQAHAAKGVRAVVIGATAGTKTEVFCAMDLGQLKSDLKALDESVKSMVVACLDIDARIRKLPPKSEWQDDPVMYEQVKMMMEEKKRMAEERTREELEHDAVRQEVDNYYNNYRIEVLKHIFANVEIHIGQAFNRTQREHGTCIVTNQGQEVNFDYSVKA; encoded by the coding sequence ATGTTGGCTCCAGAACTGCTTGAGCTGAGCTCGGATGGCACCAAGGCGGAACTTCGATTAATTCCCGCCGAGCACGGCCCCGTCACCGAAACCGATCTGCGGGAGTTACTGTCACTGCCGGGATTTGACGATTTGTACCCCCTCGATCCTGTCATTCAAAAAGCCGTTATCAGCATCAATAAACTCTGCGGTCAGGACGACGGAAAATTTGAGCAGTTTTTTGCCATTGCCGAAAAACGTGACGGCAAAGTTGAAATAAAAATCAGCCCCGACAGAATGCAGGCCGAAATGGTCATTACCGCTGCGTTCGGTGGCAAACAGATTTCCCTCCCCGATGTACTCATGGCTCTCAAATCCGAAGGGGTGTCCATGGGGCTTAGCAAGGTGCGCATTGAGCAGTTGCTGAAACAAATCCCTCTGCTCGAACCCGGCGCCAGCTGCCAACAGGTGATTGCTATCGGCAAACCGGCCGTTAACGGCGAAAACGCCATTCTCGAGCGTAAGGTGGCACTGGCCCGTGAGCGTTTGCTGCAACCCCAGGAGCGGGAAGACGGCACAGTCGATATGCGTAACCTTGGCTCGGTGATCACCGTAAAACCCAACGATGCGCTGATGGTTAAAATCCCCGCCACCGAGGGCAGCGCAGGTTACACAGTGAAAGGTGAAGTGCTGCAGCCCAAGCCCGGCAAGGATGTCGCTTTGGTGCCCGGCGAAGGCACGGCGATTTCACCCAAAGATCCCAATAAGCTGATTGCCACTGTGGCCGGCCAACCGGTGGAAACCCGTACCGGCATGCAGGTTGACGATGTGCTCCAAATCAAAGAAGTGGACGTGAAATACGGCCATGTAAACTTTAAAGGCTCGGTGCTGATCACCGGTGATGTGCACGAAGGCATGCAGGTTCGGGCCAGCGGTGACATTACCGTGATGGGCTTTGTCGACTCGGCCCAACTTGAAGCCGAAGGCGACATCATTGTCAGCAAAGGGGTCATTGGCCGTCAGCTCGCCGAAGGCAAACATTCCACTGTGCTTAAGGCCAAGGGGCAAATTGCCGCCCAGTTCGTGCAGTATTCCGATCTGATTGCCGACGGCGATATTCAGGTGACCAAACAGCTATTGCACAGTCACAGCCAAACCCGCAGCAAACTGATTGTGAGCGACAACAACGGCCGCCGCGGCGATTTGGTTGGCGGTCAGGCCCATGCCGCCAAGGGCGTGCGTGCCGTGGTGATTGGTGCTACCGCCGGTACCAAAACCGAAGTATTCTGCGCCATGGATCTTGGCCAGCTGAAATCCGACCTTAAAGCCCTCGATGAAAGCGTGAAATCCATGGTAGTGGCCTGCCTCGATATCGATGCCCGCATCCGCAAACTGCCGCCCAAGAGCGAATGGCAGGACGATCCTGTGATGTACGAGCAGGTGAAGATGATGATGGAAGAGAAGAAGCGCATGGCGGAAGAACGCACCCGCGAAGAACTCGAGCACGACGCGGTAAGGCAGGAAGTAGACAACTACTACAACAACTACCGCATTGAAGTGCTGAAACACATTTTCGCCAACGTCGAAATTCATATAGGGCAGGCATTTAACCGCACCCAACGTGAACACGGCACCTGCATAGTTACCAATCAGGGCCAGGAAGTAAACTTCGACTACAGCGTCAAAGCCTGA
- a CDS encoding class I SAM-dependent methyltransferase, producing the protein MLTNPSQLLIRNSELLENQRVLVLNFESDTLCKTLLEHCPEVSGLALDFNHFLHQNAATNSRLKLHFGHELKTDDKFDAVIVYFPKAKALAPYLFALAAWHLAPEGLLLVVGENKGGIKSVDKLTGAYFSKPVKRDNARHCLLYTAVLLDEAAKPKVDDFVSQYQLSLPGGDVTICNMVGVFSDKRLDEGTALLLDNLPALSGRVLDFGCGAGVIAIALLKANPALQLDCVDINAMALLSCELSLKANGMNARVYASDGLAQVEGQFDAVISNPPFHDGLSSTTDIATRFVADSKAQLKPHGDWCIVANRHLPYSDTIAKVFGKVHTQAENNKYKVYYNKNS; encoded by the coding sequence TTGCTTACCAATCCTTCGCAACTTCTCATCAGAAACAGTGAGTTACTCGAAAATCAACGGGTGCTCGTACTCAATTTTGAGTCAGATACACTCTGTAAAACGCTGCTGGAACATTGCCCGGAAGTGAGCGGACTTGCGCTGGATTTCAATCACTTCCTGCATCAGAACGCAGCCACCAATAGCAGGCTTAAGCTGCACTTTGGCCATGAGCTGAAAACCGATGACAAGTTCGATGCAGTGATAGTGTATTTCCCCAAGGCCAAGGCACTGGCGCCCTACCTGTTTGCCCTGGCGGCCTGGCATCTGGCACCGGAAGGCCTGCTGCTGGTTGTGGGTGAAAACAAGGGCGGGATCAAATCGGTAGACAAGCTCACTGGCGCGTACTTTTCCAAGCCGGTGAAACGGGACAATGCCCGTCATTGCCTGCTGTACACCGCGGTGCTGCTGGACGAAGCGGCGAAGCCGAAGGTCGATGATTTTGTCAGCCAATATCAGCTGAGCCTGCCCGGCGGCGATGTCACCATCTGCAATATGGTTGGGGTATTTTCCGATAAACGGCTCGATGAAGGCACGGCTCTGCTGCTGGATAATCTGCCCGCATTGTCGGGCCGGGTGCTGGATTTCGGCTGTGGCGCCGGCGTGATTGCCATTGCGCTGCTGAAAGCCAACCCGGCGCTGCAACTGGATTGCGTCGACATCAACGCCATGGCGCTGTTGTCCTGCGAGTTATCGCTTAAGGCCAACGGCATGAATGCCAGAGTGTATGCCTCCGATGGGTTGGCGCAGGTCGAAGGCCAGTTCGATGCGGTGATCTCCAATCCGCCATTTCACGACGGCCTTAGCAGTACCACAGATATCGCCACCCGCTTTGTAGCCGACAGCAAGGCCCAGCTTAAGCCCCATGGCGACTGGTGTATTGTCGCCAACCGCCACCTGCCCTATTCCGACACCATTGCCAAGGTTTTCGGCAAGGTACACACCCAAGCAGAAAACAACAAATACAAGGTGTATTACAACAAAAACAGTTGA
- a CDS encoding TonB-dependent receptor: MKSNNGLLCLLLLGPGVSCAEEWQFNGFISQGLVAVDGSEFFTGKDDTSLELTEATLMASWRPWENLRFAGALSYRQRGTLIDEHLQADYLFLEYLSPIESGFLGMRLGRVKNEVGFFSSTRDVPFSRPGILLPQSIYADYYRDTQLHINGGEILGRHHLADGELAWHLTGGVLNITDDLTRNTIGTLDFGTLDSDYFYSIDLDYSTDSLRLGANVYQTLLTYDGGLPGAFAELELLTWVLSAQYRVGALELTSEFSQGERTLRGTPLAGWQQEQPYRGYYVDARYGLSDTLDIFVRYDYSVENLDDPDGKLLAEAGIPAYFGYARDWTLGGRWRFADNWLLSAEYHWVEGASWVPPILNKDPMTQDEHWSVLALEVSYRMQW; encoded by the coding sequence ATGAAAAGCAATAACGGCCTGTTGTGCTTGCTGCTGCTGGGGCCTGGTGTCTCCTGCGCAGAAGAGTGGCAGTTTAATGGCTTTATCAGCCAGGGGCTGGTGGCAGTGGATGGCAGTGAGTTTTTTACCGGCAAGGACGATACCAGCCTCGAATTAACAGAAGCAACCCTGATGGCCTCCTGGCGGCCCTGGGAAAACCTGCGCTTTGCCGGTGCCCTCAGTTATCGCCAGCGTGGCACCCTGATTGACGAACATCTGCAAGCCGATTACCTGTTTTTGGAATACTTAAGCCCCATTGAGTCGGGCTTTTTGGGGATGCGTCTTGGGCGGGTGAAAAATGAAGTGGGCTTTTTCTCCAGCACCCGTGACGTGCCTTTTTCCCGCCCGGGCATTTTGCTGCCGCAATCCATTTATGCTGATTACTATCGTGATACCCAGCTGCATATCAATGGCGGTGAAATTCTTGGGCGCCACCATCTGGCCGATGGAGAACTTGCTTGGCACCTCACCGGCGGGGTGCTCAATATCACCGACGATTTAACCCGCAACACCATCGGCACCCTCGACTTCGGCACCCTGGATTCCGACTACTTCTATTCAATCGATCTGGACTACAGCACTGACTCGCTGCGCCTTGGCGCCAATGTGTATCAAACCTTACTGACCTACGATGGTGGCTTGCCGGGGGCCTTTGCCGAGCTTGAGCTGTTGACCTGGGTGTTGTCGGCGCAGTACCGGGTGGGCGCGCTGGAGCTGACCTCGGAGTTCAGTCAGGGGGAGCGCACCCTGCGGGGAACACCACTGGCTGGTTGGCAGCAAGAGCAGCCATACCGGGGTTATTATGTGGATGCCCGTTATGGGCTGAGTGACACCCTGGATATCTTTGTCCGTTATGACTATTCGGTTGAAAACCTTGATGATCCCGACGGCAAACTCTTGGCTGAGGCCGGGATCCCGGCCTACTTTGGCTATGCCCGTGACTGGACCCTGGGCGGCCGCTGGCGCTTTGCCGACAACTGGCTGCTCAGCGCTGAATATCATTGGGTCGAGGGCGCCTCCTGGGTGCCGCCCATTCTGAACAAGGACCCAATGACCCAGGACGAACACTGGTCTGTGCTGGCCCTTGAAGTGTCCTACCGAATGCAGTGGTGA
- a CDS encoding putative bifunctional diguanylate cyclase/phosphodiesterase encodes MTKVSPGSWFLSLRWKVLITVFFLMTVLTLVLGNFAYRELGRQQGFLLESQQHTLQQNLSHAVSQAVDVAVSSAHQVLLLAGPRVFESKLSHSEFEALWGEVQLAWGLDAFGRIAQNSHSGFYLGRLPGDDEYKWFQRWSRASVPIWRIHCVERCLLQVQVPVLKNKVAHRFYLEMELTSLLTSFRSQEEFELAVLSGREDSTNGTRFWGRKLFNISNRQSSLPLLEEASASLSWQDVTAKQRLYRLHGEPYALWYFSLDASDDGPGIVVLWQLDEWHQLLKAFQQNILGLLLIALLLTGALMALVAWSPIRRLEGQTRMLPLIAERRFDEVRTSLKPRTALFLDEVDMMGSSMLELADRQQSLEQDVDVYTRELERMAMLDVLTGLPNKAMLIHELNKAIACVGRVHDRIALLFLDLDAFKRINDALGHNEGDELLKIIASRLSNSVRSMDTVFRQGGDEFLILLRGIRDEQDIRRVIHKIFAALQQPVVLGNHKLIVTTSIGVAMCDSPSVNAEELIKYADLAMYQAKDAGRSNFRVFTEDMLHHANNRLMVEQDINSAIAERELSLFLQPIVGLKDGHIKGFEALVRWFHPSRGLIMPGNFIPHIEESDAIIKLGNYVLAEAVEILKRFRLLGWDDIYIAVNLSARHYLTPGLSDYIKKLLSSSMVPPQSLLLEVTEESVIEQVDKAMEVMRELKLLGVRIAIDDFGTGYSSLSYLKQLPFDVLKIDRCFTAGVLENGADTHIVTTVIDLAHHLGRTVVAEGIETELQCEFLEAAGCELAQGYLYSKPITEEKTLEVLESIAITRRWPKGADHVPLGQKAG; translated from the coding sequence ATGACGAAAGTTTCCCCCGGCAGTTGGTTTTTGAGTCTCAGATGGAAGGTACTGATCACCGTATTCTTCCTGATGACTGTGCTGACCCTGGTGCTTGGCAACTTTGCCTACCGTGAGCTGGGGCGCCAGCAGGGCTTTTTGCTGGAATCCCAGCAGCACACATTACAACAAAACTTAAGCCATGCAGTGTCGCAGGCAGTGGACGTGGCTGTTTCCAGTGCACATCAGGTGCTGCTGCTGGCGGGCCCGAGGGTGTTTGAGTCCAAGCTCAGCCACAGCGAATTTGAAGCGCTTTGGGGCGAGGTGCAGCTGGCCTGGGGGCTGGATGCCTTTGGCCGCATAGCCCAAAACAGTCACAGTGGTTTTTACCTTGGACGCCTGCCCGGGGATGATGAATACAAATGGTTTCAGCGTTGGAGCCGCGCCAGTGTGCCCATCTGGCGTATTCATTGTGTTGAGCGCTGTTTGCTGCAAGTGCAGGTGCCTGTGCTGAAAAACAAGGTTGCCCATCGCTTCTATCTTGAAATGGAACTCACTTCGCTGCTCACCAGTTTTCGCTCCCAGGAGGAGTTTGAACTGGCGGTGCTGAGTGGTCGTGAAGACTCAACCAATGGCACCCGCTTCTGGGGCCGCAAGCTTTTCAATATCAGTAACCGCCAATCCAGTCTGCCGCTGCTTGAAGAGGCCAGCGCCAGCTTGTCCTGGCAGGATGTTACCGCCAAGCAGCGTTTGTACCGGTTACACGGCGAACCCTATGCCCTGTGGTACTTCTCGCTGGATGCCAGTGATGATGGTCCCGGCATAGTGGTGCTGTGGCAGCTCGATGAATGGCATCAGCTGTTAAAAGCCTTCCAGCAGAACATTCTTGGGCTGCTGCTGATTGCCTTACTGTTGACCGGCGCCCTGATGGCGCTGGTAGCCTGGTCTCCGATACGGCGGCTTGAGGGCCAAACCCGAATGCTGCCGCTCATCGCTGAGCGCCGTTTCGACGAGGTGCGCACTTCTCTGAAACCCAGAACCGCACTGTTTCTCGATGAAGTAGACATGATGGGCAGCTCCATGTTGGAGCTGGCCGACCGGCAGCAAAGCCTGGAGCAGGATGTCGATGTTTACACCCGCGAGCTTGAGCGGATGGCCATGCTGGATGTGCTCACCGGCTTGCCCAACAAGGCCATGCTAATTCACGAACTCAATAAGGCCATTGCCTGTGTGGGGCGGGTGCACGACCGTATTGCGCTGCTGTTTTTGGATCTCGATGCATTTAAGCGGATCAACGATGCGCTGGGCCATAACGAAGGGGATGAGCTGCTGAAAATTATCGCCTCGCGGCTCAGTAACAGCGTGCGCAGCATGGACACGGTGTTCCGCCAGGGCGGGGATGAGTTTTTGATCCTGCTGCGCGGTATCCGTGATGAGCAGGACATTCGGCGGGTGATCCATAAGATTTTTGCCGCCTTGCAGCAACCTGTGGTGCTTGGCAATCACAAGCTGATTGTCACCACCAGTATTGGGGTCGCCATGTGCGACTCGCCGTCGGTGAATGCCGAAGAGCTTATCAAGTATGCCGATCTTGCCATGTATCAGGCGAAGGATGCCGGTCGCTCCAATTTCCGGGTGTTTACCGAAGACATGCTGCACCATGCCAACAACCGTCTGATGGTGGAGCAGGATATCAACAGTGCCATTGCCGAGCGCGAATTGTCGCTGTTCCTGCAGCCGATTGTTGGGCTTAAAGATGGTCATATCAAAGGCTTCGAGGCCTTGGTGCGCTGGTTCCACCCAAGCCGGGGCCTAATCATGCCCGGCAACTTTATCCCTCATATTGAAGAGAGTGACGCCATCATCAAGCTGGGTAACTATGTGCTGGCTGAGGCGGTGGAAATACTCAAACGCTTCAGGCTGCTGGGCTGGGATGATATCTACATCGCCGTTAACCTGTCGGCGCGCCACTACCTGACGCCGGGCCTCAGTGACTACATCAAAAAACTGCTGAGCAGCAGCATGGTGCCGCCACAAAGCCTGCTGCTGGAAGTGACCGAAGAGAGCGTTATCGAACAGGTCGACAAGGCGATGGAGGTCATGCGCGAGCTTAAGCTGCTTGGCGTGCGGATCGCCATTGATGACTTTGGCACCGGCTATTCGTCACTCAGCTACCTCAAGCAGTTGCCCTTTGACGTGCTGAAAATTGACCGCTGCTTTACCGCGGGAGTGCTGGAGAATGGCGCCGACACCCATATTGTGACTACTGTGATTGATTTGGCGCACCACCTTGGCAGAACTGTGGTGGCGGAAGGGATTGAAACTGAATTGCAGTGCGAGTTTTTGGAGGCGGCAGGCTGCGAGCTGGCGCAGGGGTATCTTTACTCCAAGCCCATCACTGAAGAGAAAACCCTGGAAGTGTTGGAATCGATTGCCATTACCCGCCGTTGGCCCAAAGGCGCCGATCACGTGCCCCTGGGCCAAAAGGCGGGTTAG